In a single window of the Elaeis guineensis isolate ETL-2024a chromosome 6, EG11, whole genome shotgun sequence genome:
- the LOC105046923 gene encoding LOW QUALITY PROTEIN: protein disulfide isomerase-like 5-4 (The sequence of the model RefSeq protein was modified relative to this genomic sequence to represent the inferred CDS: inserted 1 base in 1 codon): MLSASKLKSVDFYRKIPRDLTEASLSGAGLSIIAALSMMFLFGMELNDYLTVSTSTSIIVDKSTDGEFLRIDFNISFPALSXEFASVDVSDVLGTNRLNITKTVRKFSIDPNLIPTGSEYHPGPIPKVNRHGDDTEEEYGEGSISITADNFEKFAHRYSILVVNFYAPWCYWSNRLKPSWERTAKIMRERYDPEMDGRILLGKVDCTEEGGLCRRHHIQGYPSIRIFRRGSDIRENHGHHDHESYYGERDTESLVAAMESLVAPVPRESHKLALEDKSNRTIDTAKRPAPLTSGCRIEGFVRVKKVPGNLVISAHSGAHSFDPSQINVSHVISQFSFGKKLSPRMVSELKRLTPYLGASHDRLTGQSYITNHADDVNANVTIEHYLQIVKTEIVSRKSSQEFKLLEEYEYTSHSSLVHSLHIPVAKFHFEPSPMQVLVTEVPKSFSHFITNVCAIIGGIFTVAGILDSILHNTIRLVRKVELGKHL; this comes from the exons ATGTTGTCCGCCAGCAAGCTCAAATCGGTCGATTTCTACAG GAAAATACCTAGAGACTTGACGGAGGCATCACTTTCAGGTGCTGGATTATCTATCATTGCAGCACTTTCTATGATGTTTTTATTTGGAATG GAGCTGAATGATTACCTGACAGTGAGCACATCTACATCAATAATTGTTGATAAAAGTACAGATGGGGAGTTCTTGCGCATCGATTTTAATATAAG TTTTCCTGCACTCT TGGAATTTGCATCAGTTGATGTGAGTGATGTATTGGGAACA AACAGGTTGAATATTACAAAAACCGTTCGCAAATTTTCAATAGATCCCAATTTAATACCAACCGGATCTGAATACCACCCAGGACCTATCCCAAAAGTGAATAGACATGGAGATGATACTGAAGAAGAATATGGTGAAGGTTCAATTTCTATAACTGCTGACAATTTCGAGAAATTTGCACATCG GTATTCCATTTTGGTTGTCAATTTTTATGCACCTTGGTGTTATTGGAGCAATCGCTTG AAACCATCATGGGAGAGGACtgctaaaataatgagagaaag ATATGATCCGGAAATGGATGGGCGAATTCTCTTGGGAAAGGTTGATTGTACTGAAGAAGGTGGATTGTGCAGGAG GCATCATATCCAGGGTTACCCATCTATTCGCATTTTCCGCAGAGGGAGTGATATTAG GGAAAATCATGGACACCATGACCATGAATCTTATTATGGAGAACGGGATACAGAAAGTTTAGTTGCG GCAATGGAATCTCTGGTTGCACCTGTTCCAAGAGAGTCCCATAAACTGGCATTGGAGGATAAATCCAATCGAACCATTGATACAGCAAAACGGCCTGCGCCGTTGACCAGTGGATGTAGAATAGAAGGTTTTGTGCGTGTCAAAAAG GTTCCAGGAAACCTTGTCATCTCAGCTCACTCAGGAGCACATTCATTTGATCCATCCCAAATAAACGTGTCGCATGTCATTTCGCAGTTTTCATTTGGTAAGAAGCTCTCCCCAAGGATGGTGTCTGAACTGAAGAGGTTGACACCATATCTTGGTGCAAGCCATGATCGGTTAACAGGTCAATCATACATAACCAATCATGCTGATGATGTTAATGCAAATGTTACT ATTGAGCATTACCTTCAAATAGTAAAGACTGAGATAGTATCACGGAAGTCCTCTCAGGAATTTAAATTGTTAGAGGAGTACGAGTATACGTCCCACAGTAGTTTGGTGCACAGTTTGCATATTCCGGTTGCCAAATTCCATTTTGAACCATCTCCCATGCAG GTCTTGGTAACTGAAGTTCCAAAATCCTTCTCACACTTCATTACAAATGTTTGTGCTATCATTGGAGGCATTTTCACG GTTGCTGGAATACTGGATTCCATCCTGCACAATACAATCCGGCTTGTGAGAAAGGTTGAATTAGGAAAACATTTGTGA
- the LOC105046906 gene encoding early nodulin-like protein 18, with the protein MANFHCLVLLCSVLLASMAAATEFKVGGSNGWAVPGPNAMSFNQWAEKKRFQIGDSLLFVYPPDQDSVVLVDANAYNSCDTSSFIDRFNDGNTVFTFTRSGPFYFISGNKENCQKNEKLVVVVMASRSNATSLGPSPSPPPPPSGVVEIVPSLAPAGGESAIPSPPNGASVKAVGFVGTLVALLVTLYHVL; encoded by the exons ATGGCAAACTTTCACTGCTTGGTGCTTCTGTGCTCTGTTCTCCTTGCATCGATGGCCGCTGCAACCGAGTTCAAGGTTGGAGGCTCAAACGGATGGGCTGTGCCTGGCCCCAATGCGATGTCATTCAACCAATGGGCAGAAAAAAAGCGGTTTCAAATTGGTGACTCACTAC TTTTTGTCTACCCGCCTGACCAGGACTCGGTAGTTCTAGTGGATGCGAATGCATACAATAGTTGTGACACATCATCATTCATTGATCGGTTCAACGATGGCAACACAGTGTTTACGTTCACGCGATCAGGTCCCTTCTACTTCATCAGTGGGAACAAAGAGAACTGCCAAAAGAACGAGAAGTTAGTGGTTGTGGTCATGGCAAGCCGTAGCAATGCAACAAGCCTCGGACCTTCCCCTTCACCTCCGCCACCTCCTTCAGGGGTGGTAGAAATTGTACCATCATTAGCTCCTGCCGGCGGGGAGTCTGCTATTCCCTCTCCGCCAAACGGCGCTTCTGTAAAGGCTGTGGGCTTTGTAGGCACGCTTGTTGCTCTCCTCGTGACATTATACCATGTTTTATGA